One region of Pecten maximus unplaced genomic scaffold, xPecMax1.1, whole genome shotgun sequence genomic DNA includes:
- the LOC117319527 gene encoding uncharacterized protein LOC117319527 — MRALADMPNEDLRKVTKTVLEAILPPENNYGPSSGVEDNRFTPPKGFRAFRSLEQGDCFFSSLSQAVYGSDSAKDQIRLGIGLFGFVYVNDFVEKFIAEGVDSYQFLMEVARDSVVSSLAQISDQRELLKQVLLAEAQQTLKPSSYSGFLQVLFSAGYLQRTIKQYQEYVICSHANPYTTLVKPYPKWCAGQEENVYIMWVRTGDSIMPNHVVPLQKIIRGRVVVDSPWDWTSFGNGCKALNFGWCTCKADHDTFLQCVSCHQKSNPECLGISQDFIGRNSNVPYMCCGDMSDIPNVVITQCKEVYLHMSDILSVQPGRCLTNWVIDFCIYTSGSHDDSANYGYLPTTAWEVAANKRNHHIKRHRNIWRTVMEKPVVLFVVAESGHFLAGAFLQMSHEVYFLDSMHQNAMVYKGHSEKLKRLFDIENKEVTVHCVPTQQQSNGVDCGVHTFVNLLSLMKIFRLGVGCNLQEAFSSIQWQDVTDVRRVMKVNFLQHQI; from the exons ATGAGGGCATTGGCTGACATGCCAAATGAGGACTTGAGGAAGGTCACTAAAACAGTCCTTGAAGCCATTTTGCCACCCGAAAACAATTATGGTCCATCCTCTGGTGTGGAGGACAACAG GTTTACACCTCCTAAAGGTTTCCGTGCGTTCAGAAGCCTGGAGCAGGGAGACTGCTTCTTTTCCTCGCTTAGCCAAGCTGTATATGGCAGTGACAGTGCCAAGGATCAAATTCGACTTGGAATAGGcctttttggttttgtttacgTTAATGACTTCGTGGAAAAG TTCATTGCAGAAGGTGTTGATTCCTATCAGTTTCTAATGGAGGTGGCACGGGACTCTGTAGTTTCGTCTTTGGCCCAAATATCAGACCAAAGGGAACTATTAAAACAAGTTCTACTAGCTGAAGCGCAGCAGACTTTGAAGCCCTCATCATATTCTG GTTTCCTCCAAGTCTTATTTTCTGCTGGCTACCTACAGCGAACAATCAAGCAGTACCAAGAGTATGTCATATGCTCACATGCAAACCCATACACCACTTTGGTCAAACCTTACCCAAAGTGGTGTGCAGGCCAGGAGGAAAATGTGTACATAATGTGGGTGAGAACTGGCGACAGCATCATGCCTAACCATGTTGTTCCCCTTCAAAAGATTATAAGAG GCCGGGTTGTGGTGGATTCACCATGGGATTGGACTTCGTTTGGGAACGGTTGCAAGGCCCTGAACTTTGGCTGGTGTACCTGCAAAGCAGACCATGACACATTTCTGCAATGTGTTAGTTGCCACCAAAAAAGTAATCCTGAATGCCTGGGAATCAGCCAGGATTTCATTGGAAGAAACTCAAATGTCCCTTACATGTGCTGTGGGGACATGTCAGATATTCCCAATGTTGT CATTACCCAATGCAAGGAGGTGTATTTACACATGTCGGACATATTGAGTGTCCAACCAGGTAGATGCCTTACAAATTGGGTCATAGACTTCTGTATCTA CACATCAGGAAGTCATGATGATTCAGCAAACTATGGGTACCTCCCAACAACAGCATGGGAAGTTGCTGCAAACAAACGGAATCATCATATCAAAAGGCACAGGAACATCTGGAGGACTGTAATGGAGAAGCCTGTTGTACTCTTTGTGGTAGCtgaaag TGGACATTTCTTAGCTGGGGCATTTCTACAAAT GAGTCATGAAGTCTATTTCCTTGACAGTATGCACCAAAATGCCATGGTCTACAAAGGCCACAGCGAAAAACTGAAAAG atTGTTTgacattgaaaacaaagaagTGACAGTCCACTGTGTGCCTACACAGCAACAATCAAATGGAGTGGACTGTGGTGTTCATACTTTTGTAAATCTGTTGTCATTGATGAAG ATCTTCCGACTAGGAGTAGGATGTAATCTTCAGGAAGCCTTCTCCTCAATCCAGTGGCAAGATGTCACAGATGTGAGAAGAGTAATGAAAGTGAATTTCCTGCAGCACCAGATTTAA